A stretch of Vigna angularis cultivar LongXiaoDou No.4 chromosome 4, ASM1680809v1, whole genome shotgun sequence DNA encodes these proteins:
- the LOC108332062 gene encoding uncharacterized protein LOC108332062 codes for MALCRCLSFFTGKKEKNKGAAEGSATGDLKAQLGEIQHPKISSERRDLKPATLDVTVPFGVQKNSRGNVRIMNHESPAKTEVEEAYEGEDEHEQSPSIKRELSDFDLQVHQAAANKGICDPSNEELKYPSLYEDQANIQFEDTDHKYSIKSNDMIQSGHVSDPGIGKTHFWASPELKRSCSDLERRDVLMKTAHLFPTSKSQSFEDLHGLSAYQMVNLESPRSAMTHCSADKVMLKRHSSSQVLPSRSKRLWWKLFLWSHRNIHRSKLSKSTQIHPAIAALSSQCGYSSDTLEPKQGKALRHEESPSPTSSFGEYFQKRCDEQNIVDQRWSRFQKDHFGFWPQNQWVAFSAESSSLSRVDEWVKDLEIQQPPPEDDFGDDGIGNIAFPPSPDNGRSMARSTSQLIRHSDANISKEIMNANSLVQSLNPASTAAHISGIGIKAIPSLSHFFSLRSVNLSSNLIAHITPGFLPKGIHTLNLSRNKINIIEGLRELTRLRVLDLSYNRISRIGQGLSNCTLVKELYLAGNKISDVEGLHRLLKLTVLDLSFNKIATTKALGQLVANYNSLQALSLLGNPIQSNISDEQLRKAVSGLLPKLVYLNKQSIKPQRGREILTDSVAKAALGNSGHNSYRRVLKKGGGQGGPSSSGVHRGGASVSHNSRHRSRSRTKRH; via the exons ATGGCCTTGTGCAGGTGTCTCTCCTTTTTTACtggaaagaaagagaaaaacaag GGTGCTGCTGAAGGGTCTGCAACCGGGGACCTTAAAGCTCAACTTGGCGAAATACAGCACCCGAAGATTTCATCAGAGCGTCGTGATTTGAAGCCGGCCACCCTTGATGTCACGGTACCCTTTGGTGTGCAGAAGAATTCAAGGGGAAATGTGAGGATTATGAATCATGAGAGTCCTGCTAAAACTGAAGTGGAGGAAGCTTATGAAGGAGAAGACGAGCATGAGCAGTCTCCTTCCATCAAGAGGGAGCTCTCTGATTTTGATCTTCAAGTCCACCAAGCTGCTGCAAACAAAGGAATATGTGATCCATCAAATGAAGAGTTAAAATACCCGAGTCTGTATGAAGACCAAGCTAACATTCAATTCGAAGACACAGACCATAAATACAGCATAAAGAGTAATGATATGATCCAAAGTGGACATGTCAGTGATCCCGGGATTGGCAAGACTCACTTTTGGGCTTCTCCAGAGCTCAAGAGATCTTGTTCTGACCTGGAAAGAAGGGATGTACTTATGAAGACTGCTCATCTCTTTCCAACTTCCAAGTCACAGTCTTTTGAGGATTTACACGGATTATCAGCATATCAGATGGTTAATCTAGAAAGCCCCAGGTCTGCGATGACTCACTGCAGTGCTGATAAAGTGATGTTGAAAAGGCATTCCTCAAGTCAAGTTCTCCCTTCAAGAAGTAAAAGATTGTGGTGGAAGTTGTTCCTCTGGAGCCACAGGAATATACATAGGTCTAAGTTAAGCAAATCGACACAGATACATCCTGCAATTGCTGCTTTGAGTAGTCAATGTGGGTACTCCTCCGACACCCTTGAACCAAAGCAAGGCAAGGCATTGAGACACGAAGAATCACCCTCACCAACCTCATCTTTTGGGGAATACTTTCAGAAAAGATGCGATGAACAAAATATTGTTGACCAAAGGTGGAGCAGATTTCAGAAAGACCATTTTGGATTTTGGCCACAAAACCAATGGGTGGCTTTCTCAGCCGAATCATCCTCGCTTAGCAGAGTGGATGAGTGGGTGAAAGATCTCGAAATTCAGCAGCCACCTCCCGAGGATGACTTTGGTGATGACGGCATTGGAAACATTGCCTTCCCACCTTCTCCTGATAATGGTAGATCAATGGCAAGAAGCACATCTCAGTTGATTCGACATTCAGATGCCAATATTTCAAAAGAGATAATGAATGCCAATAGTCTGGTCCAGTCCCTGAACCCCGCCTCAACTGCTGCTCATATATCAGGCATTGGTATAAAAGCCATTCCCTCTCTTTCACACTTCTTCAGTCTCCGCTCTGTCAATTTGTCAAGCAACCTTATAG CTCACATCACGCCTGGATTTCTCCCAAAGGGTATTCATACCCTGAATCTTTCAAGAAACAAAATCAACATTATTGAGGGCCTCAGAGAATTAACCCGGCTCCGGGTACTTGATTTAAGTTATAATCGCATCTCAAGAATTGGACAAG GATTATCAAATTGTACCTTAGTCAAAGAGCTATATCTTGCCGGGAACAAGATAAGTGATGTTGAGGGGCTCCACAGGTTACTGAAGCTGACAGTTCTGGACTTGAGCTTTAACAAGATCGCAACCACAAAAGCATTAGGCCAGCTGGTGGCTAACTACAACTCACTTCAGGCCTTGAGTCTGCTAGGAAATCCAATTCAAAGCAACATCAGTGATGAGCAGCTGCGCAAAGCAGTTAGTGGTCTTCTTCCAAAGCTTGTGTACCTGAACAAGCAATCTATAAAGCCTCAAAGGGGACGAGAAATACTCACTGATAGTGTTGCCAAAGCTGCACTTGGGAACAGCGGCCACAACTCCTACAGAAGAGTACTGAAGAAAGGTGGTGGCCAAGGAGGGCCAAGTTCCTCAGGTGTGCATAGAGGCGGTGCTAGTGTTTCCCACAATAGCAGGCACAGGTCAAGGAGCCGAACTAAGCGTCATTAG
- the LOC108330702 gene encoding protein WHAT'S THIS FACTOR 1, chloroplastic, translating into MAWRFSSFVSTIESSKTLNPNPFSSTAPFSTSFLVTKTPKKFKKKRKPKPSPRTTPVQTQPNLIPSLERILHRDALLRFVTRSKQFLSAQPEHVLRLDDAGKLHRELGFPRGRKVSRFLQRHPLLFQTYRHTDGKSWLGFTDLMEDLLAEEHSLMDAMELNRVEKVRKLLMMSARNRIPLSKIHHCRTLFGIPDDFRDRVAKYPDFFKIAVDSDGKRVLELVKWDPLLAVSALEREFVVNEDSAKRKFRFPVKYGKDLDLELDDNRKLDLLNSLPLVSPYSDGHRFDLWTLEAEKYRVGLIHEFLSLTLEKRASIHHLVEFKEEFSLTKHTYQMLRKQPRAFYLAGTEMNWDVFLKDAYDENGAMIEKDPQVLFNEKLYKYAQVDQMEHDPGVEEHHFT; encoded by the coding sequence ATGGCTTGGCGCTTCTCCTCCTTCGTCTCCACCATCGAATCctcaaaaaccctaaaccctaaccctttCTCCTCCACAGCCCCATTCTCCACCTCCTTCCTCGTCACCAAAACCCCCAAAAAGTTCAAGAAAAAACGTAAGCCCAAGCCCAGCCCTCGAACCACTCCGGTTCAAACCCAGCCCAACCTCATCCCCTCTCTCGAGCGCATTCTCCACCGCGACGCCCTCCTACGCTTCGTCACGCGCTCCAAGCAGTTCCTCTCCGCCCAGCCGGAGCACGTCCTCCGCCTCGATGACGCCGGCAAGCTCCACCGCGAGCTCGGATTCCCGCGCGGCCGTAAGGTCTCCCGCTTCCTCCAGCGCCACCCCCTCCTCTTTCAAACCTACCGTCACACCGACGGCAAGTCATGGCTTGGCTTCACTGATCTCATGGAGGACCTTCTCGCTGAGGAGCACTCCCTCATGGACGCAATGGAACTGAACCGCGTCGAGAAGGTTCGCAAACTCCTTATGATGTCCGCGCGCAACCGCATTCCCTTGAGCAAAATCCACCACTGCAGAACCCTCTTTGGCATCCCCGATGATTTCCGCGACAGGGTCGCCAAATACCCTGACTTTTTCAAAATAGCGGTTGATAGCGACGGCAAGAGGGTGCTGGAGTTGGTGAAGTGGGACCCGCTTCTCGCCGTGAGTGCTCTTGAGAGGGAGTTCGTTGTTAACGAGGATTCGGCTAAGCGGAAGTTTAGGTTTCCGGTGAAGTATGGGAAGGATTTGGATTTGGAATTGGACGATAATAGGAAGCTTGATTTGCTGAACTCGCTTCCCTTGGTGTCTCCCTATTCGGATGGGCATAGGTTTGATTTGTGGACGTTGGAGGCGGAAAAGTATCGGGTTGGGTTGATTCATGAGTTCTTGAGCTTGACTTTGGAGAAGAGGGCATCCATTCATCACCTTGTGGAGTTCAAGGAGGAGTTTAGTTTGACGAAGCATACTTATCAGATGCTGCGGAAACAGCCCAGAGCGTTTTACTTGGCCGGGACTGAGATGAATTGGGATGTGTTCTTGAAGGATGCCTATGACGAGAATGGGGCTATGATTGAGAAGGATCCCCAGGTATTGTTTAATGAGAAGCTTTATAAGTATGCTCAGGTAGACCAAATGGAACATGATCCCGGGGTGGAAGAGCATCATTTTACTTGA